Proteins found in one Trichocoleus desertorum ATA4-8-CV12 genomic segment:
- a CDS encoding DVUA0089 family protein: MKKFIPAILLSALGAFLAASPSHAVTLIESGDAGETLNTAQVIPSGSALLEFLGGALGDNDADLFQIFLTGGQTFSATTISLETLVDLPVNQLLGAPTALLEDPQLFLFDAEGQGIYGNDDSFGSLQPTLLSGEFSPSQAGFYYLAIASAGYNPVSTNGNIFATGTNDVLEPTGPGGELPLSGFAGTSATHGTYAIALTGVSAAARPDSPTSVPEPTAALGLMALGAGATWRQLKAKKQQRSSAPLT; encoded by the coding sequence ATGAAAAAATTTATACCAGCAATACTGCTGTCGGCGTTAGGGGCATTTCTGGCCGCTAGCCCTAGTCATGCGGTCACTTTGATTGAAAGTGGAGATGCAGGCGAAACCCTCAACACAGCTCAAGTCATTCCCTCTGGGTCGGCTTTGCTAGAGTTTTTGGGTGGGGCCTTGGGAGACAACGATGCTGATCTATTTCAAATCTTTTTGACTGGGGGACAGACCTTTTCTGCTACCACGATCAGTTTAGAAACCTTGGTGGATTTGCCAGTCAATCAGCTTCTCGGAGCACCTACTGCTCTGCTTGAAGATCCGCAGTTATTTCTATTTGACGCAGAAGGTCAAGGAATCTACGGTAACGATGACAGCTTTGGCTCCCTACAGCCGACGCTGCTTTCTGGCGAGTTTTCTCCTAGCCAAGCAGGTTTCTACTATTTGGCGATCGCGAGTGCTGGCTACAACCCCGTCAGTACCAATGGCAATATTTTCGCGACTGGCACTAATGATGTCCTAGAACCTACTGGGCCAGGGGGTGAATTGCCCCTGAGCGGTTTTGCTGGAACCAGTGCAACCCATGGTACTTATGCGATCGCTTTGACCGGAGTGAGCGCCGCTGCTCGACCCGACTCACCCACCAGCGTCCCAGAACCTACTGCCGCTCTGGGCCTGATGGCATTGGGTGCTGGGGCTACCTGGAGGCAATTGAAAGCTAAAAAACAGCAACGCTCTTCAGCTCCCTTGACCTAA
- a CDS encoding DUF4331 domain-containing protein: MPKLPTPVHEVSPSLPKTTTAPKTSFRLRFGFVAKLSLLALGIALTAGLVPQYLKASDHDDGEVDTKGRNLNLTDLFVFREKDQNPNASASDLIFIMNTNPRSLARQQYYFSTKARYEFKVSRVGNNDATPTGVPDVTLRFEFDAPNAKGQQGIKLTAIRDGATLVANQMLQTTALNTAPQVSQVALGGSQFSVFAGLREDPFFFDVEQYFRVRGGALGIGPKVGFRDPSTAIDFAKGYNVNAIAVRVPIQFLQGSTATTTFDVWETISATGPNGKFTQVERLARPAINEGLVVTNDFLNALNSVGPDFEAAALAGRQPAANIAGPIVGEAKQTLLAFGNPEARADALLGAFLPDVMRIDTAGPSGYANALNAKGSPIRGRLIKDDVIDITLSVVAGQALSDNVSYEGQPGNPAQGHKALEPAFPYLALPN; this comes from the coding sequence ATGCCTAAGCTCCCTACGCCTGTTCATGAGGTGAGCCCCTCGTTGCCTAAAACCACGACTGCCCCTAAAACTTCTTTTCGCCTTCGCTTTGGCTTTGTTGCTAAATTGAGTCTGCTAGCTTTAGGGATTGCTTTGACTGCTGGCCTAGTTCCTCAATACCTGAAAGCGTCAGACCACGATGATGGTGAAGTCGATACTAAAGGTCGTAATCTCAATTTGACCGATCTATTTGTCTTTCGAGAAAAAGATCAGAATCCTAACGCTTCAGCCAGTGATCTGATCTTCATTATGAACACGAACCCGCGATCGCTGGCTCGTCAGCAATACTACTTCAGCACCAAAGCCCGATATGAGTTTAAGGTCTCGCGAGTTGGCAACAATGATGCCACTCCCACAGGAGTACCAGATGTCACTCTACGATTTGAGTTTGACGCACCCAATGCCAAGGGTCAACAAGGCATTAAGCTGACGGCAATTCGCGACGGGGCTACCCTGGTTGCAAATCAGATGCTGCAAACTACGGCGCTAAACACCGCTCCCCAAGTCAGTCAGGTGGCCCTTGGCGGCTCTCAGTTTTCTGTTTTTGCGGGTTTACGAGAAGATCCTTTCTTCTTTGATGTGGAGCAATATTTCCGAGTCCGGGGAGGGGCACTTGGCATTGGGCCAAAAGTAGGTTTCCGCGACCCTAGCACCGCAATTGATTTTGCCAAGGGCTACAACGTCAATGCGATCGCCGTGCGAGTCCCCATCCAGTTTCTGCAAGGCTCCACCGCTACAACAACTTTCGATGTTTGGGAAACCATTTCAGCAACGGGACCAAACGGCAAGTTTACCCAGGTAGAGCGGCTAGCCAGACCCGCAATCAACGAAGGTTTGGTTGTAACCAATGATTTCTTGAATGCCTTAAACAGTGTGGGACCTGATTTTGAAGCGGCGGCGTTAGCGGGCAGACAACCTGCGGCTAATATTGCTGGCCCCATTGTGGGAGAAGCCAAACAGACCCTCCTGGCTTTTGGGAACCCGGAAGCACGGGCCGATGCCTTACTGGGTGCCTTTCTGCCCGATGTCATGCGGATTGATACTGCAGGACCGAGTGGCTACGCTAATGCGCTCAATGCCAAGGGTAGCCCGATTCGGGGTCGCTTGATCAAAGATGACGTGATCGATATCACCTTAAGCGTGGTGGCTGGGCAAGCCCTGAGCGACAACGTCTCCTATGAAGGTCAACCTGGTAATCCTGCTCAGGGCCACAAGGCTTTAGAGCCTGCGTTCCCTTATTTAGCACTGCCTAACTAA